In Curtobacterium sp. L6-1, a genomic segment contains:
- a CDS encoding response regulator transcription factor gives MAQLLVLTSAAPGDVLPSLGLLSHRIRHVPAEAAQLVNAPQSDLMFVDARTDLVSAKALCKILATSGSTTPVVLVVTEGGLTAVTTEWNIDDVVLESAGPAEVDARIRLNAGRAAKNPTGSKIQASGVVIDEASYSAKVRGRPLDLTFKEFELLRFFASHPARVFTREQLLSEVWGYDYFGGTRTVDVHVRRLRAKLGDLESLIGTVRNVGYRFNVHDDDDRLQGQ, from the coding sequence GTGGCACAGCTCCTGGTACTCACCTCGGCCGCGCCCGGCGACGTCCTCCCGAGCCTCGGCCTGCTGAGCCACCGGATCCGCCACGTGCCCGCCGAGGCCGCGCAGCTGGTCAACGCGCCGCAGAGCGACCTCATGTTCGTGGACGCCCGCACCGACCTGGTGAGCGCGAAGGCCCTCTGCAAGATCCTCGCCACGAGCGGCTCGACGACACCCGTCGTGCTGGTCGTCACCGAGGGCGGGCTCACGGCGGTCACGACCGAGTGGAACATCGACGACGTCGTGCTCGAGTCCGCCGGTCCCGCCGAGGTCGACGCGCGCATCCGCCTGAACGCCGGCCGGGCCGCGAAGAACCCGACCGGATCGAAGATCCAGGCCTCCGGCGTCGTCATCGACGAGGCCAGCTACTCCGCCAAGGTCCGCGGTCGGCCGCTCGACCTGACGTTCAAGGAGTTCGAGCTGCTCCGCTTCTTCGCGTCCCACCCCGCCCGCGTGTTCACCCGCGAGCAGCTCCTCAGCGAGGTCTGGGGCTACGACTACTTCGGCGGCACCCGCACGGTCGACGTGCACGTCCGCCGCCTCCGCGCCAAGCTCGGCGACCTCGAGTCCCTCATCGGTACCGTCCGCAACGTCGGGTACCGCTTCAACGTCCACGACGACGACGACCGTCTGCAGGGCCAGTAG
- a CDS encoding phosphoglyceromutase, whose amino-acid sequence MTSTLVLLRHGNSDWNQKNLFTGWVDVRLSELGEKEAKRAGSLIAESGIVPDVLYTSLLTRAIQTADIALLEADLAWLPVKRDWRLNERHYGDLQGKDKAQTLEQYGEQQFMEWRRSFDVPPPPIADDAEWSQAGDRRYAELGDQLPRTESLKLVIDRLLPYWESDITTDLAAGKTVLVTAHGNSLRALVKHLDGISDDDIAGLNIPTGIPLVYELDDEFRPTKPAYYLDPEAAAAGAAAVAAQGAKK is encoded by the coding sequence ATGACCTCCACGCTCGTCCTGCTGCGTCACGGCAACAGTGACTGGAACCAGAAGAACCTGTTCACCGGTTGGGTCGACGTCCGACTCAGCGAGCTGGGGGAGAAGGAGGCGAAGCGTGCCGGCTCCCTCATCGCCGAGTCCGGCATCGTCCCCGACGTCCTGTACACCTCGCTCCTGACCCGCGCGATCCAGACCGCCGACATCGCGCTGCTCGAGGCCGACCTCGCCTGGCTGCCGGTGAAGCGCGACTGGCGCCTCAACGAGCGCCACTACGGCGACCTGCAGGGCAAGGACAAGGCCCAGACGCTCGAGCAGTACGGCGAGCAGCAGTTCATGGAGTGGCGACGGTCGTTCGACGTCCCGCCGCCCCCGATCGCCGACGACGCCGAGTGGTCGCAGGCCGGCGACCGCCGCTACGCCGAGCTCGGCGACCAGCTGCCCCGCACGGAGTCCCTCAAGCTGGTCATCGACCGGCTGCTGCCCTACTGGGAGTCCGACATCACGACGGACCTCGCTGCGGGGAAGACCGTCCTCGTCACCGCGCACGGCAACTCGCTGCGGGCGCTCGTGAAGCACCTCGACGGCATCTCGGACGACGACATCGCGGGCCTCAACATCCCGACCGGCATCCCCCTCGTGTACGAGCTCGACGACGAGTTCCGTCCCACGAAGCCGGCGTACTACCTCGACCCGGAGGCCGCTGCCGCCGGTGCCGCGGCCGTCGCCGCCCAGGGCGCCAAGAAGTAG
- the ygfZ gene encoding CAF17-like 4Fe-4S cluster assembly/insertion protein YgfZ, translating into MPSPFGVRDGFVASGSGPAAHFGNPIGEQRLLARGRAVVELGLGVVTVTGPDRLSWLNSITSQLLLGLAPGVSTETLVLDASGRVEHAARVVDDGETTWLVTEPADAAPLAAWLTSMRFMLRVEVTDRSSDLATLGWFAGADPLDGAAPLATWVDPWSSVTPGGWGYADLEAHPGSDWTLRIAVVTPDTAAAVAASDVPVAGLLALEALRIAAWRPALSDVDERTIPHELDWLRSAVHLSKGCYRGQETVAKVHNLGRPPRRLVMLHLDGSDGVVPAPGTSVTLDGTEVGRLVASATHHELGPVGLAVVKRSLDPSAVLTLLADDVVVTAAQEVVVPPGAGATADVPRLPRLGAVRRG; encoded by the coding sequence ATGCCGTCGCCGTTCGGCGTGCGCGACGGGTTCGTCGCGTCCGGGTCCGGTCCGGCTGCGCACTTCGGCAACCCGATCGGTGAGCAGCGTCTGCTCGCCCGCGGTCGCGCGGTGGTCGAGCTCGGCCTCGGCGTCGTGACGGTCACCGGCCCAGACCGGCTGTCCTGGCTCAACTCGATCACGTCCCAGCTGCTGCTCGGCCTCGCGCCGGGGGTGAGCACCGAGACGCTCGTGCTCGACGCCTCCGGTCGCGTCGAGCACGCCGCCCGCGTGGTCGACGACGGCGAGACGACGTGGCTCGTCACCGAGCCGGCCGACGCCGCGCCGCTCGCCGCGTGGCTGACGTCCATGCGCTTCATGCTCCGCGTCGAGGTCACCGACCGCTCGTCGGACCTCGCGACGCTCGGCTGGTTCGCGGGTGCGGACCCGCTCGACGGTGCCGCGCCCCTCGCGACGTGGGTCGACCCGTGGTCGTCCGTCACGCCGGGCGGTTGGGGCTACGCCGACCTGGAGGCCCACCCCGGCTCCGACTGGACCCTCCGCATCGCCGTGGTCACCCCCGACACCGCCGCTGCCGTCGCGGCCTCGGATGTGCCGGTCGCCGGCCTCCTCGCACTCGAGGCCCTGCGGATCGCCGCCTGGCGCCCCGCGCTGTCCGACGTCGACGAGCGCACCATCCCCCACGAGCTCGACTGGCTCCGGTCCGCGGTGCACCTGTCGAAGGGCTGCTACCGGGGCCAGGAGACGGTCGCGAAGGTGCACAACCTCGGACGCCCGCCGCGGCGCCTCGTGATGCTGCACCTCGACGGTTCGGACGGCGTCGTCCCTGCACCGGGCACCTCCGTCACGCTCGACGGCACTGAGGTCGGGCGGCTCGTCGCGTCCGCCACCCACCACGAGCTCGGGCCGGTGGGGCTCGCCGTGGTCAAGCGCTCCCTGGACCCGTCGGCGGTGCTGACGCTCCTGGCCGACGACGTCGTGGTGACCGCCGCGCAGGAGGTCGTCGTGCCGCCCGGGGCCGGTGCGACGGCCGACGTGCCACGGCTCCCGCGCCTCGGGGCCGTCCGCCGCGGCTGA
- a CDS encoding CarD family transcriptional regulator, whose protein sequence is MQFEVGETVVYPHHGAATISEVKTRVIKGEEKVYLKLRVTQGDLTIEVPADNVDLVGVRDVIGKEGLDKVFEVLRAPFTEEPTNWSRRYKANLEKLASGDVIKVSEVVRDLWRRDQDRGLSAGEKRMLAKARQILISELALAEKTDEDKASTVLDEVLAS, encoded by the coding sequence ATGCAATTCGAGGTCGGTGAGACCGTCGTCTACCCCCATCACGGGGCGGCAACCATCTCTGAAGTCAAGACTCGCGTCATCAAGGGCGAGGAAAAGGTCTACCTGAAGCTCCGCGTCACGCAGGGCGATCTGACGATCGAGGTCCCCGCGGACAACGTCGACCTGGTCGGCGTCCGCGACGTGATCGGCAAGGAAGGGCTCGACAAGGTGTTCGAGGTCCTCCGGGCCCCGTTCACCGAGGAGCCGACCAACTGGTCGCGTCGCTACAAGGCGAACCTCGAGAAGCTCGCTTCGGGTGACGTCATCAAGGTGTCCGAGGTCGTCCGCGACCTCTGGCGCCGCGACCAGGACCGCGGGCTCTCCGCGGGCGAGAAGCGGATGCTTGCCAAGGCGCGCCAGATCCTCATCTCCGAGCTGGCCCTGGCCGAGAAGACCGACGAGGACAAGGCTTCGACCGTCCTCGACGAGGTCCTCGCGTCCTGA
- a CDS encoding class I SAM-dependent methyltransferase → MPGNASPIGTVTRGTTGHNRLRRVDRWIAALPVLRRTDDPLVADVGYGASPTTTLELRDRLARVRPDVEVTGIEIEPSRVALANADTRDGVTFRLGGFETPTPDRRQPAVIRAFNVLRQYDESAVVGSWRIMQDRLQPGGQLVEGTCNEVGRVASWVTLDAVAPHTFSVALRLADLDVPSIVAERLPKALIHRNVPGERVHAFLRDLDLAWAVAAPLGTYGPRQRWIATVRGMRDRGWPVLHGVTRWRLGELSVPWSAVAPA, encoded by the coding sequence ATGCCCGGGAACGCCTCGCCGATCGGCACCGTCACACGCGGGACGACCGGGCACAACCGTCTCCGCCGGGTCGACCGGTGGATCGCCGCGCTCCCGGTGCTCCGCCGGACCGACGACCCGCTCGTGGCCGACGTCGGCTACGGTGCGAGCCCGACCACCACGCTCGAGCTCCGCGACCGGCTGGCCCGCGTCCGCCCCGACGTCGAGGTCACCGGCATCGAGATCGAACCGTCGCGTGTGGCCCTGGCGAACGCCGACACCCGGGACGGCGTGACCTTCCGGCTCGGCGGCTTCGAGACCCCCACCCCGGACCGCCGGCAGCCGGCCGTGATCCGGGCGTTCAACGTGCTGCGGCAGTACGACGAGTCCGCGGTCGTCGGGTCGTGGCGCATCATGCAGGACCGCTTGCAACCGGGCGGGCAGCTCGTCGAGGGCACCTGCAACGAGGTCGGCCGCGTCGCGTCGTGGGTGACGCTCGACGCGGTCGCCCCGCACACATTCAGCGTCGCCCTGCGCCTGGCGGACCTCGACGTCCCGAGCATCGTCGCCGAACGCCTGCCCAAGGCGCTCATCCACCGGAACGTCCCCGGCGAGCGGGTCCACGCGTTCCTGCGCGACCTCGACCTGGCGTGGGCCGTGGCGGCGCCGCTCGGCACGTACGGCCCACGGCAACGGTGGATCGCGACGGTACGCGGCATGCGCGACCGGGGGTGGCCGGTGCTGCACGGCGTGACGCGCTGGCGACTCGGGGAGCTCAGCGTCCCGTGGTCGGCGGTCGCCCCGGCCTGA
- a CDS encoding AAA family ATPase, producing the protein MAQVAIIVNGMPGSGKSTVGAALAEVLGCPFLSKDLIKEPLADLAGPMIAPSALGGIAMDTMWSMAGAVENGVVLDAVWLPSRDRAFLEAGIASAGSPRVVEVWCDVDRATAEERLRDRYDPGTVPVRHEVHGDLAELLAFWEEHGATAEPVGLSPVVRVDTARRPDVGALVQEIASHFA; encoded by the coding sequence ATGGCCCAGGTCGCGATCATCGTCAACGGCATGCCCGGTTCCGGCAAGAGCACGGTGGGTGCCGCCCTCGCCGAGGTGCTCGGCTGCCCCTTCCTCTCCAAGGACCTCATCAAGGAGCCACTCGCGGACCTGGCCGGCCCGATGATCGCCCCGTCGGCGCTCGGCGGCATCGCGATGGACACGATGTGGTCGATGGCGGGGGCCGTCGAGAACGGGGTCGTCCTCGACGCCGTCTGGCTGCCGTCCCGTGACCGGGCCTTCCTGGAGGCGGGGATCGCCTCCGCCGGCTCGCCTCGCGTCGTCGAGGTGTGGTGCGACGTCGACCGCGCCACCGCCGAGGAGCGGCTGCGGGACCGCTACGACCCGGGCACCGTGCCGGTGCGCCACGAGGTGCACGGCGACCTGGCGGAGCTCCTCGCCTTCTGGGAGGAGCACGGCGCGACCGCGGAGCCCGTGGGACTGTCCCCGGTCGTGCGGGTCGACACCGCGCGCCGACCGGACGTCGGGGCGCTCGTGCAGGAGATCGCGTCGCACTTCGCCTGA
- a CDS encoding serine/threonine-protein kinase, with protein MAQDGQHAQYGRGEPLGASYRLVELLGTGASGEVWRAEHTATGEQFAAKLLRAELAAEPDVVERFVRERSVLLALDHPSIVRVRDLVVEGDRLAIVMDLVGGGSARDLLLAVGTLPPADALTITAETLDALAAAHERDVSHRDVKPDNVLLDHAWTAGSTGDVRVSDFGIASVVAERERTTTGLLGTPQYMAPESISQGRSGPASDVYGAGVMLYELLAGRTPFAGPGTDFAVAYRHVTSTPPRLDVPDALWAALSSLLAKDPAARPSAVDAAATLRRLVRSVRDAPALARVEDPDAFDEVERPATVVRGAGAAGGPGTAGGAGSGTDLVAADEAAGPAPELGPAGSQTVIRPLARPPVAVAPAEVEAPRRRFRRPDWLTNKMLALGAVAVVLVAVLVVAAVVWLPGAGRKKPGSGPTGAQAASAYEQDRPLPTGLTTTRKAVVDPEAGTVEVSVTYSAQTAPLSGALLEVVPGADEDAECPVVTWTGDGVTGKRNQPSLTGVDTACAWSLSGVEIGAGESVTVQASVPIDAIGSGAAGSGSGDSGSGGSGSGGSGSGGAASGQGLQEWLDGVGAATTAAVTDQSVTGTAYPVQRLQGIDVRTPDRTVSQTTLPVTLVPVWPSGTDELNPLYRSPSTGKPSEMLVDVAGGESGVRFADGCSGALAVSSDGLVVTALSVAPSCTVRATVGNFTNLESEPFGVTTRD; from the coding sequence GTGGCGCAGGACGGACAGCACGCGCAGTACGGCCGTGGGGAGCCGCTCGGTGCGTCCTACCGCCTGGTCGAGCTCCTCGGGACGGGTGCGTCCGGCGAGGTGTGGCGGGCCGAGCACACCGCGACCGGTGAGCAGTTCGCCGCCAAGCTCCTGCGGGCCGAACTCGCCGCGGAACCCGACGTCGTCGAACGCTTCGTCCGGGAACGCTCGGTGCTCCTCGCCCTCGACCACCCGTCGATCGTGCGCGTGCGCGACCTCGTCGTCGAGGGTGACCGGCTCGCGATCGTCATGGACCTGGTCGGGGGCGGTTCGGCGCGGGACCTGCTGCTCGCCGTCGGCACGCTCCCCCCGGCCGACGCGCTGACGATCACCGCGGAGACGCTCGACGCCCTCGCCGCCGCGCACGAGCGGGACGTCAGCCACCGCGACGTGAAGCCGGACAACGTGCTCCTCGACCACGCGTGGACCGCCGGCAGCACGGGCGACGTCCGGGTGTCCGACTTCGGCATCGCGTCGGTCGTGGCCGAGCGCGAGCGCACGACGACCGGGCTCCTCGGCACGCCGCAGTACATGGCGCCGGAGTCGATCAGCCAGGGGCGCTCCGGTCCGGCCTCGGACGTGTACGGCGCCGGCGTGATGCTCTACGAGCTCCTCGCCGGACGGACGCCCTTCGCCGGCCCGGGGACCGACTTCGCCGTGGCCTACCGGCACGTCACCTCGACGCCCCCGCGACTCGACGTCCCCGACGCGTTGTGGGCCGCGCTGTCGTCGCTCCTGGCGAAGGACCCCGCCGCCCGACCGTCCGCGGTCGACGCCGCCGCCACGCTGCGGCGACTCGTGCGGTCGGTGCGCGACGCCCCGGCGCTCGCCCGGGTGGAGGACCCGGACGCGTTCGACGAGGTCGAGCGGCCGGCGACCGTCGTCCGCGGGGCTGGTGCTGCCGGCGGTCCCGGCACGGCCGGCGGAGCCGGCTCCGGCACGGACCTCGTCGCCGCCGACGAGGCCGCCGGTCCCGCGCCCGAACTCGGCCCGGCCGGCTCCCAGACCGTCATCCGCCCCCTCGCCCGGCCACCCGTCGCGGTCGCTCCGGCCGAGGTCGAGGCACCCCGTCGACGGTTCCGGCGCCCGGACTGGCTGACGAACAAGATGCTCGCGCTCGGTGCCGTCGCCGTCGTCCTCGTCGCGGTGCTCGTCGTGGCGGCGGTCGTGTGGCTGCCCGGTGCCGGTCGGAAGAAGCCCGGCTCCGGACCGACGGGAGCGCAGGCCGCCAGCGCCTACGAGCAGGACCGGCCGCTGCCGACCGGCCTGACGACCACCCGCAAGGCCGTCGTCGACCCCGAGGCCGGCACCGTCGAGGTCTCGGTGACCTACTCCGCACAGACCGCCCCGCTCAGCGGTGCCCTGCTCGAGGTCGTGCCCGGTGCGGACGAGGACGCCGAGTGCCCCGTCGTCACGTGGACCGGCGACGGGGTCACCGGGAAGCGGAACCAGCCGTCGCTGACCGGTGTCGACACGGCGTGCGCGTGGAGCCTGTCGGGCGTCGAGATCGGTGCGGGCGAGTCGGTGACCGTGCAGGCCTCGGTGCCGATCGACGCGATCGGGTCGGGCGCTGCGGGGTCCGGGTCGGGCGATTCCGGGTCGGGCGGTTCCGGCTCGGGCGGTTCCGGGTCGGGCGGCGCGGCCTCCGGGCAGGGACTGCAGGAGTGGCTCGACGGGGTCGGTGCGGCGACGACCGCGGCGGTCACCGACCAGTCCGTGACCGGCACCGCCTACCCCGTGCAGCGGCTGCAGGGCATCGACGTCCGCACGCCGGACCGCACGGTCAGCCAGACCACGCTGCCCGTCACCCTCGTGCCCGTCTGGCCGAGCGGCACCGACGAGCTCAACCCGCTCTACCGCAGCCCCAGCACCGGGAAGCCGTCCGAGATGCTCGTCGACGTCGCCGGCGGGGAGTCCGGGGTGCGGTTCGCCGACGGGTGCTCCGGGGCGCTCGCGGTGTCGTCGGACGGGCTCGTCGTCACCGCGTTGTCCGTGGCGCCGTCGTGCACGGTGCGGGCGACGGTCGGGAACTTCACGAACCTCGAGAGCGAGCCGTTCGGGGTCACCACGCGCGACTGA
- a CDS encoding response regulator transcription factor produces the protein MTKILIVDDEPALSEPLEFLLQREGYDTSVAADGVTALSKFDTENPDLVLLDLMLPGLSGTEVCRQIRTRSNVPIIMLTAKDSEVDIVVGLELGADDYVTKPYSTRELLARIRAVLRRRTEDDPGDVGILQVGGIRMDVERHTVSVDGSETPMPLKEFELLELLLRNAGRVLTRGQLIDRVWGSDYFGDTKTLDVHIKRIRSKIERVPSTPEVLVTVRGLGYRIEA, from the coding sequence GTGACCAAGATCCTCATCGTCGACGACGAGCCGGCCCTGAGCGAACCCCTGGAGTTCCTGCTGCAGCGCGAGGGGTACGACACCTCCGTCGCTGCCGACGGCGTCACCGCCCTGTCGAAGTTCGACACGGAGAACCCCGACCTCGTCCTGCTGGACCTCATGCTGCCGGGGCTGTCCGGTACCGAGGTGTGCCGGCAGATCCGGACCCGGTCGAACGTGCCGATCATCATGCTCACCGCGAAGGACTCGGAGGTGGACATCGTCGTCGGGCTGGAGCTCGGCGCCGACGACTACGTGACGAAGCCGTACTCGACGCGGGAGCTGTTGGCCCGCATCCGTGCGGTCCTCCGTCGTCGCACCGAGGACGACCCGGGCGACGTCGGGATCCTGCAGGTGGGTGGCATCCGGATGGACGTCGAGCGGCACACGGTGTCGGTCGACGGGTCCGAGACGCCGATGCCGCTCAAGGAGTTCGAGCTGCTCGAGCTGCTGCTGCGCAACGCGGGCCGGGTGCTCACGCGCGGGCAGCTCATCGACCGCGTGTGGGGGTCGGACTACTTCGGCGACACGAAGACGCTCGACGTGCACATCAAGCGCATCCGCTCGAAGATCGAGCGCGTCCCGAGCACTCCGGAGGTCCTCGTGACCGTCCGTGGGCTCGGGTACCGCATCGAGGCCTAG
- the phoU gene encoding phosphate signaling complex protein PhoU has protein sequence MREVFQQELQDVQERLTEIAGLVESAITRATEAFSESDVALAEEVIADDAKIDAAASALDEVAIDILARQAPVARDLRVVVTALRVSSSLERMGDMAEHIAQLARQRFPEKVVPKGLRGTFKQMGAHDVAMAQKLTRLLATEDIALAAEIRDEDDAVDELHASVFDFVLGEAWKGGPVDTVDATLASRYHERFADHAVSIAKKVEYLATGDWAGAANVTTSPA, from the coding sequence ATGCGCGAAGTGTTCCAGCAGGAGCTCCAGGACGTCCAAGAGCGTCTGACCGAGATCGCCGGGCTCGTCGAGTCCGCCATCACCCGAGCCACCGAGGCGTTCAGCGAGTCCGACGTCGCCCTCGCCGAGGAGGTCATCGCCGACGACGCGAAGATCGACGCCGCGGCATCCGCCCTCGACGAGGTGGCCATCGACATCCTCGCCCGCCAGGCCCCCGTCGCCCGCGACCTCCGCGTCGTGGTCACCGCCCTCCGTGTGAGCTCCTCGCTCGAGCGCATGGGCGACATGGCCGAGCACATCGCGCAGCTCGCCCGGCAGCGCTTCCCGGAGAAGGTCGTGCCGAAGGGCCTCCGCGGCACGTTCAAGCAGATGGGCGCGCACGACGTCGCGATGGCGCAGAAGCTCACGCGACTGCTCGCGACCGAGGACATCGCCCTGGCCGCCGAGATCCGCGACGAGGACGACGCCGTCGACGAGCTGCACGCCAGCGTCTTCGACTTCGTGCTCGGTGAGGCCTGGAAGGGCGGGCCGGTCGACACGGTCGACGCCACGCTGGCCTCCCGCTACCACGAGCGCTTCGCCGACCACGCGGTCTCGATCGCCAAGAAGGTCGAGTACCTGGCGACCGGCGACTGGGCCGGCGCCGCGAACGTCACGACCTCGCCGGCCTGA
- the mshD gene encoding mycothiol synthase, which yields MLAVVEQLAHAAVAAGEAPPFSDQTLVDLRAGRARVLGDDSGVAVVRDGEVEIVVGREARGRGIGSRLVEQVLALGDDAPVRAWAHGDHPAARALAARQGWSAERTLLQLRAPVPTTAADPGLPDGYRLDAFRAGSAEDETDWLALNASAFASHPEQGRMTLDDLRARESDAWFSGDDLVLLRDADGRLAGSCWLKVEDGVGEYYAVAVRPDLQGHGLGGVLMRAGAARLVDRGLDAVALYVEGDNAPALALYRRQGFVDHTIDVQYAAPVSGR from the coding sequence GTGCTCGCCGTCGTCGAACAGCTCGCCCACGCCGCGGTCGCGGCGGGCGAGGCTCCCCCGTTCTCCGACCAGACGCTCGTCGACCTCCGCGCGGGTCGGGCCCGCGTGCTCGGCGACGACTCCGGGGTCGCGGTCGTCCGCGACGGCGAGGTCGAGATCGTGGTCGGCCGGGAGGCCCGTGGTCGCGGCATCGGGTCCCGTCTCGTCGAGCAGGTGCTCGCGCTCGGCGACGACGCCCCCGTCCGCGCGTGGGCGCACGGTGACCACCCGGCCGCACGCGCCCTCGCGGCCCGGCAGGGCTGGTCCGCGGAGCGGACGCTGCTGCAGCTGCGCGCCCCGGTGCCGACGACGGCGGCCGACCCGGGCCTCCCGGACGGCTACCGACTCGACGCGTTCCGTGCCGGGTCGGCCGAGGACGAGACCGACTGGCTCGCGCTCAACGCCTCCGCCTTCGCGTCGCACCCCGAGCAGGGACGGATGACGCTCGACGACCTGCGTGCGCGGGAGTCCGACGCCTGGTTCTCCGGGGACGACCTCGTCCTGCTGCGGGACGCGGACGGACGCCTGGCGGGGTCGTGCTGGCTCAAGGTCGAGGACGGTGTCGGCGAGTACTACGCCGTCGCCGTGCGGCCCGACCTGCAGGGACACGGCCTGGGCGGTGTGCTCATGCGCGCCGGGGCGGCCCGTCTCGTGGACCGTGGACTCGACGCCGTCGCGCTCTACGTCGAGGGCGACAACGCCCCCGCACTCGCGCTCTACCGGCGGCAGGGCTTCGTCGACCACACCATCGACGTCCAGTACGCGGCCCCGGTGTCCGGCCGGTAA
- a CDS encoding sensor histidine kinase: protein MDNAWLVPLSMLLGGVFGAGVVVLIITAERTARAADVADRALPDGVAAVIATMHNPAVVVDPSNTVVAASPQALAVGLVVRRKLVHADLAALVDRVRHSGEMGSEDLELPRGGRGDVMGYLSFRAAQLGNRYVLVTADDLTETRRIDEVRRDFVANISHELKTPIGAIGLLSETLVVAADDPVHVRKFAAQLVTESERLGALTKDIIELSRLQSVDALEASEETSVDKVVQAAVDGNEVVARARGIELVRAKKSKRRVIGDPGLLQVAVSNLIANAVKYSPDNTRVGVGVRAVKGFVEIAVTDQGVGIPEADLDRVFERFYRVDPARSRATGGTGLGLAIVKHIVSNHGGDVRVWSQPGKGSTFTIRLPEADPELTTALEEQLEEQPS from the coding sequence ATGGACAACGCGTGGCTCGTGCCACTGTCGATGCTCCTCGGCGGTGTGTTCGGCGCGGGCGTCGTGGTGCTGATCATCACCGCCGAGCGGACGGCCCGGGCTGCCGACGTGGCGGACCGTGCGCTGCCGGACGGGGTCGCGGCCGTGATCGCCACCATGCACAACCCGGCCGTGGTCGTCGACCCGTCGAACACCGTCGTCGCGGCGTCGCCGCAGGCCCTCGCGGTCGGGCTGGTCGTGCGGCGCAAGCTCGTGCACGCCGACCTCGCGGCGCTGGTCGACCGGGTGCGGCACAGCGGCGAGATGGGCTCCGAGGACCTCGAACTCCCACGCGGCGGCCGGGGCGACGTCATGGGCTACCTGAGCTTCCGGGCAGCGCAGCTCGGCAACCGCTACGTCCTGGTCACAGCCGACGACCTCACCGAGACCCGGCGGATCGACGAGGTCCGGCGGGACTTCGTCGCGAACATCTCCCACGAGCTGAAGACCCCGATCGGCGCCATCGGCCTGCTGTCCGAGACCCTCGTGGTGGCCGCGGACGACCCCGTGCACGTGCGCAAGTTCGCCGCGCAGCTGGTCACCGAGTCCGAGCGCCTCGGCGCCCTGACGAAGGACATCATCGAACTGTCCCGGCTGCAGTCCGTCGACGCGCTCGAGGCCAGCGAGGAGACCTCGGTCGACAAGGTCGTGCAGGCAGCGGTCGACGGCAACGAGGTCGTCGCCCGCGCCCGGGGCATCGAGCTGGTCCGTGCGAAGAAGTCGAAGCGTCGGGTCATCGGCGACCCGGGGCTGCTGCAGGTCGCGGTGTCGAACCTCATCGCGAACGCGGTCAAGTACTCGCCGGACAACACCCGGGTCGGTGTCGGCGTGCGCGCCGTGAAGGGCTTCGTCGAGATCGCGGTCACCGACCAGGGCGTCGGCATCCCCGAGGCCGACCTCGACCGTGTGTTCGAGCGGTTCTACCGCGTCGATCCGGCACGGTCCCGGGCGACCGGGGGAACGGGCCTCGGCCTGGCGATCGTCAAGCACATCGTGAGCAACCACGGTGGCGACGTCCGCGTCTGGTCGCAGCCCGGCAAGGGTTCCACCTTCACGATCCGTCTCCCCGAGGCGGACCCCGAACTGACCACAGCACTCGAAGAGCAACTGGAAGAGCAGCCATCGTGA
- a CDS encoding FABP family protein — translation MIELPEGLSAELVPLSWLVGVWEGTGVVEYPVGEDDTVRTYEFGQRVSFSHDGLPYLNYSSTTWLLDDEHTPLAAEMGYWRLDRPSEPGDRGPAMLLGDGPVPFSTTQSVETLRNQTDGFDVEAAIIHPTGVNELYVGRVKQGRIDLATDAVMRSANAKEYSAATRMYGLVEGKLFWAWDIAALGRELTSHASGQLAKVD, via the coding sequence GTGATCGAGCTGCCGGAGGGCCTGTCGGCCGAGCTCGTCCCGCTGTCGTGGCTGGTCGGCGTCTGGGAGGGCACCGGCGTCGTCGAGTACCCCGTGGGCGAGGACGACACCGTCCGCACCTACGAGTTCGGCCAGCGCGTGAGCTTCAGCCACGACGGCCTGCCGTACCTCAACTACTCCTCGACGACGTGGCTGCTCGACGACGAGCACACCCCGCTCGCGGCGGAGATGGGCTACTGGCGGCTCGACCGTCCGTCCGAGCCCGGTGATCGCGGGCCGGCGATGCTGCTCGGCGACGGCCCGGTGCCGTTCTCGACCACGCAGAGCGTCGAGACGCTGCGCAACCAGACCGACGGGTTCGACGTCGAAGCGGCGATCATCCACCCCACGGGCGTCAACGAGCTCTACGTGGGCCGCGTGAAGCAGGGCCGGATCGACCTGGCCACCGACGCCGTGATGCGCTCCGCGAACGCCAAGGAGTACTCGGCGGCGACGCGCATGTACGGCCTGGTCGAGGGCAAGCTCTTCTGGGCGTGGGACATCGCCGCGCTCGGTCGTGAACTCACCTCGCACGCCTCGGGGCAGCTCGCGAAGGTCGACTGA